A window of the Mesotoga prima MesG1.Ag.4.2 genome harbors these coding sequences:
- a CDS encoding carbohydrate ABC transporter permease has translation MVKRKSPFKRGMFIFGILLLCFFILIPFYFMIHVSLKADYDPNKLTFSNFTVRNYLEIFGLIQSSETEFFGDEIIRANLEPVLKRIEELEERTASLESYTRYVHEIQLEAKEKELRDIVDLVIDFSGIEVQNREEFIERAITPGTEETEIVEENMKSIFSANDVKKFIDLREEVDSALTEESLLAGLENAKAQLKSYEAQKKKIIEERASEFPFLRYLSNSLVFAGISALISLIVAIFGAYAFSRLRFKGRSSVQRSVLFVYLFGGTVIMVPLYQMAVKLGILATPLGTGIYLIMVYVIQTLPVSLYMLGNYFRTIPFSIEEAAIIDGCSRIQAIFKIVIPLSLPAIVTVYIYAFMIGWNEYLFASAFLGLKSYKDLFTLPIGLNAFSGSAHAVWGRLMAASVVSAVPIIIIFSLMQKYLTSGFTAGGVKE, from the coding sequence ATGGTAAAGAGAAAATCACCCTTCAAGAGAGGAATGTTTATTTTTGGGATCCTTCTTTTGTGCTTTTTTATTCTAATTCCGTTTTATTTCATGATTCATGTATCATTAAAAGCCGATTATGATCCAAACAAGCTGACATTTTCGAACTTCACGGTAAGAAATTACCTCGAGATATTCGGTTTGATTCAGAGTAGCGAGACAGAGTTTTTCGGAGATGAAATTATTAGGGCAAATCTTGAGCCGGTACTGAAAAGAATCGAAGAGCTGGAAGAAAGGACGGCCTCACTGGAATCGTACACTCGATATGTTCACGAGATCCAGTTGGAGGCAAAAGAGAAAGAACTTAGGGATATTGTAGATCTTGTAATTGATTTCAGTGGAATAGAAGTTCAAAACAGAGAGGAATTTATCGAACGCGCGATAACTCCAGGTACCGAAGAGACGGAAATTGTTGAGGAGAATATGAAATCGATTTTCAGTGCCAACGATGTAAAGAAGTTTATCGATCTTAGGGAAGAAGTGGACAGCGCTCTAACCGAGGAGTCTCTCCTGGCTGGTCTAGAGAATGCAAAGGCCCAGCTCAAATCCTATGAAGCTCAGAAAAAAAAGATAATCGAGGAGAGAGCAAGTGAATTCCCCTTCCTGAGATATCTTAGTAACTCATTAGTCTTCGCAGGAATTTCAGCTTTAATAAGCCTCATTGTTGCCATTTTCGGTGCCTACGCCTTTTCGAGGCTTAGATTCAAGGGGAGAAGTTCTGTTCAGCGATCCGTTCTATTCGTTTATCTCTTTGGAGGGACGGTAATAATGGTTCCGCTTTATCAAATGGCGGTGAAGCTCGGGATCCTTGCAACGCCATTGGGAACGGGAATCTACTTGATCATGGTTTATGTTATTCAAACATTGCCGGTTTCTTTGTACATGCTGGGCAACTATTTCAGAACGATACCGTTTTCGATAGAAGAAGCCGCTATCATTGATGGTTGCTCAAGAATTCAGGCGATCTTCAAGATCGTAATTCCTCTTTCTCTTCCAGCGATAGTGACTGTATATATCTACGCATTTATGATTGGTTGGAATGAATACCTATTCGCATCGGCCTTCCTTGGTTTGAAGTCATACAAAGATCTCTTCACCCTTCCAATTGGGTTGAACGCGTTCTCAGGTTCCGCCCATGCTGTTTGGGGTAGGTTGATGGCGGCTTCTGTGGTTTCCGCAGTTCCAATAATTATCATCTTCAGTCTCATGCAGAAATACCTGACCAGCGGATTCACTGCTGGAGGCGTGAAAGAATAG
- a CDS encoding ABC transporter substrate-binding protein, translated as MTVKKIFFVVFLVLMLSVTVTAKLVYWHTQEEESRQQVIAQIIESFTIETGIEVDVVAIEENEMFSRLAAASAAETLPDLIEAGAETILGLGADGLLDTAIPTRFIKNGGDFYNGATRFVITPTGDEYFAVPYHGWVQGIWYRKDWFEKAGLAEPTTWEAIMEAAKYFHDPQNGMYGIVLGKANDAYAEQVFTIFALSNGARIFDKEGNVIVNSPEMKEVLQYYKDLGEYSAPGHTYWQQARELFLAGKTPMMFYSTYVMDDLALAEIQTQYISDFDPELVENTEFAPMMTHSRSSSFGQVLSLAVVKSSENKLDVLKFLDFVFEPDNYIKYIHMAPGGMLPTRSSIAESEEFLNDPKGIYRRYGADKIKAIIYGMENIEKFGYVEGRVFPEMGKISGAFTIGNGIVMMFDNDATPDQVLTFWREDIRKLIGR; from the coding sequence ATGACAGTGAAAAAAATTTTCTTTGTGGTATTCCTCGTATTGATGCTTTCAGTGACAGTGACTGCAAAACTTGTCTACTGGCATACTCAAGAGGAGGAATCAAGACAGCAGGTAATTGCACAGATAATCGAGTCGTTCACGATTGAAACGGGAATCGAAGTCGACGTAGTCGCGATCGAAGAGAATGAGATGTTTTCACGGCTGGCGGCCGCTTCCGCTGCCGAAACGCTTCCGGATCTGATTGAAGCTGGCGCGGAAACCATTCTGGGTCTTGGCGCGGATGGTTTGCTTGACACTGCAATTCCAACGAGATTCATTAAGAATGGAGGGGATTTCTACAACGGCGCCACGAGATTCGTTATTACGCCAACCGGGGACGAATACTTTGCGGTCCCATACCATGGATGGGTTCAGGGTATCTGGTACAGAAAAGATTGGTTTGAAAAAGCCGGATTGGCCGAGCCGACCACATGGGAAGCGATCATGGAAGCTGCGAAGTATTTCCATGATCCTCAGAACGGAATGTACGGGATCGTTCTGGGAAAGGCAAACGATGCTTATGCAGAACAGGTGTTCACGATTTTCGCTTTGTCAAATGGAGCCAGGATATTTGATAAGGAAGGAAACGTGATCGTAAATTCTCCAGAGATGAAGGAAGTACTCCAATACTATAAAGATCTTGGAGAGTACTCGGCCCCCGGGCATACCTACTGGCAGCAAGCAAGAGAGCTCTTCCTTGCAGGTAAAACACCGATGATGTTCTACTCTACTTATGTTATGGATGACCTTGCCCTTGCTGAGATTCAGACTCAATACATCAGCGATTTTGATCCTGAACTGGTTGAGAACACTGAGTTTGCTCCAATGATGACTCACAGCAGATCTTCATCTTTTGGACAGGTTTTGTCGCTTGCCGTAGTGAAGTCGTCCGAAAATAAGCTTGACGTTCTCAAATTCCTGGATTTTGTCTTTGAACCGGACAACTACATTAAGTACATCCACATGGCTCCAGGTGGTATGCTTCCAACACGCTCCTCTATCGCCGAAAGCGAAGAATTCCTGAACGATCCAAAAGGGATTTACAGGAGGTACGGTGCTGACAAGATCAAGGCAATCATCTATGGAATGGAGAACATTGAGAAGTTCGGTTACGTTGAAGGAAGGGTCTTCCCAGAAATGGGCAAGATATCCGGAGCTTTCACAATAGGAAATGGAATTGTCATGATGTTCGATAACGACGCAACTCCAGATCAAGTTCTCACTTTCTGGAGAGAGGATATTAGAAAGCTTATAGGAAGATAG
- a CDS encoding ABC transporter ATP-binding protein, translating into MADIIKLEEIKKEYGTVVKTEVLHGINLAIEESSFISIVGQSGSGKSTLMNIIGTLDKPSSGEVTISGRKTNKMNKNELAKVRNETIGFIFQFHYLLPEFTAFENVILPYRIKGLKPTKEVVERARELMDIVEISMVRDNLAPNMSGGQQQRTAIARALINNPKIILADEPTGNLDSDTSSKVFNLMRSLNKKYGTTFVIITHDRRIAEETDRIIEIKDGNIVNDITR; encoded by the coding sequence ATGGCTGATATCATAAAGCTTGAAGAGATAAAGAAAGAATACGGAACCGTTGTCAAAACCGAAGTGCTGCATGGAATAAATCTTGCGATCGAAGAATCTTCTTTCATCTCGATAGTCGGCCAATCTGGAAGCGGAAAGTCTACACTGATGAATATTATTGGAACTCTTGATAAGCCATCTAGCGGAGAAGTAACGATTTCCGGCAGGAAGACAAACAAAATGAATAAGAATGAACTCGCAAAAGTAAGAAACGAAACAATAGGATTTATCTTCCAGTTTCATTACCTCCTTCCGGAATTCACTGCTTTTGAGAACGTAATTCTCCCGTACAGAATAAAGGGTCTCAAACCAACGAAAGAAGTAGTAGAAAGAGCGAGAGAGCTTATGGATATTGTTGAAATCAGCATGGTCAGAGACAATCTTGCGCCAAATATGTCCGGAGGTCAACAGCAGAGAACGGCAATCGCGAGGGCACTCATAAATAATCCGAAAATCATCCTCGCGGACGAGCCGACAGGTAATCTCGATTCAGATACTTCGTCAAAGGTCTTCAATCTCATGCGCAGCCTTAACAAGAAATACGGAACAACCTTCGTGATCATCACTCATGACAGAAGGATCGCAGAAGAAACTGACAGAATAATCGAAATAAAAGACGGTAACATCGTTAACGACATAACGAGATGA
- a CDS encoding class I SAM-dependent methyltransferase produces MSRYWETMRAFFDRGADSCESHMKNNVKESAAFYGEMARLVPVTTGIRILYLGCGTGLEIDEIFKLNSTARVTGIDLSEKMLEILRSKYEGKKGTTNLLPVPTSKSNCRWRDSTLPFRFNRCTTSDKNKSYRSTGRFSAVRGVIEHISKPITLSVLRLRRWSCSTDTGL; encoded by the coding sequence ATGAGCCGTTACTGGGAAACAATGAGAGCTTTCTTCGATAGAGGAGCCGATTCATGCGAATCCCACATGAAAAACAATGTCAAGGAATCCGCTGCATTCTACGGAGAAATGGCAAGGCTAGTTCCAGTTACTACAGGAATCAGGATACTTTATCTCGGTTGCGGGACGGGCCTGGAAATTGACGAGATATTCAAATTGAATTCCACGGCCAGGGTAACCGGCATCGACCTATCAGAGAAGATGCTCGAAATTCTTAGAAGCAAATACGAAGGCAAGAAGGGAACCACGAATTTGTTGCCGGTTCCTACTTCGAAGTCGAATTGCCGGTGGAGGGATTCGACGTTGCCATTTCGGTTCAATCGATGCACCACTTCGGACAAGAACAAAAGCTATCGCTCTACAGGAAGGTTTTCCGCAGTCCGGGGGGTAATAGAACATATATCGAAGCCGATTACGTTGTCGGTACTGCGATTGAGGAGATGGAGTTGCTCAACAGATACGGGTCTCTGA
- a CDS encoding cobalamin B12-binding domain-containing protein, translated as MNEIRSSFIEALDSQDKKRAVEICIDALDSGSIEVVDLYLEILGPALGNWECDYESDRMCIWNEHIRSSIVRTVMECCYPYIIGKRGGKRSAEKEVTVAVLCPPEEYHEIGARMISDIFTIAGYNSTFVGANTPLDTFLEAMKELNPSYIAISVSNYYNLINTRRMITKIREHGGKSRIVVGGKAFEKNPNYWKEVGADIFLKDPREIFSFGEGDKK; from the coding sequence TTGAACGAAATCAGAAGTAGTTTCATAGAGGCTCTAGATTCTCAGGACAAAAAGAGAGCCGTAGAAATCTGCATCGACGCCCTGGATTCTGGTAGCATTGAAGTGGTAGATCTATATCTGGAAATTCTCGGCCCTGCTCTCGGAAACTGGGAGTGCGACTATGAAAGTGACAGGATGTGCATCTGGAACGAACATATAAGAAGCTCAATCGTCAGGACCGTAATGGAATGTTGCTATCCCTACATCATAGGGAAAAGAGGCGGCAAAAGATCTGCCGAGAAAGAGGTTACCGTTGCAGTTCTCTGTCCACCGGAAGAGTATCATGAAATAGGTGCCAGGATGATCTCAGACATCTTCACGATTGCAGGATATAACTCGACGTTTGTAGGTGCAAATACCCCTCTCGACACCTTCCTCGAAGCGATGAAAGAGCTTAATCCATCCTATATTGCTATTAGTGTTTCTAATTACTACAACCTCATAAATACACGTAGGATGATTACCAAAATAAGGGAACACGGTGGAAAATCAAGAATAGTGGTTGGCGGAAAGGCCTTCGAGAAGAACCCCAATTACTGGAAGGAAGTGGGAGCCGATATTTTCCTGAAAGATCCGAGAGAAATCTTCTCATTCGGGGAGGGTGATAAGAAATGA
- a CDS encoding DUF1848 domain-containing protein, giving the protein MIISASRRTDIPAFYSDWIIERIRSGFALVRNPFNPRQVSKVTLNPEAVDSLVFWTKDPKNMLDKLSYLKDYCYYFQFTITPYDRSVEPGLRDKGNIIETFKKLADRIGRERVIWRYDPIIVSEQFNLAYHFRAFEKMVDLLQGHTEKCVISFLDYYKKISSGLRRLGLRRPERDEIRDVVRFFAGKAKDAGIRIETCSEEEDLDEFGITHGSCIDGNLINRLTGRNKQYSKDRYQRSACRCVESVDIGSYNTCLHRCSYCYANFSQKMIYRNYGRYDSKSPILCSRLDAGDTITERKE; this is encoded by the coding sequence TTGATAATCAGCGCAAGCAGGAGGACGGATATCCCGGCATTCTATTCCGATTGGATTATTGAAAGAATCAGAAGCGGTTTCGCTCTGGTCAGGAATCCTTTCAATCCCAGACAGGTAAGTAAGGTAACTTTGAATCCGGAGGCAGTAGATTCTCTTGTTTTCTGGACCAAAGACCCTAAGAACATGCTCGACAAACTGTCTTACTTGAAAGACTACTGCTACTATTTCCAGTTCACAATCACACCCTATGATAGATCTGTAGAGCCCGGACTACGCGACAAGGGAAACATCATTGAGACTTTCAAGAAGCTGGCGGATAGAATCGGTAGGGAAAGAGTAATCTGGCGATATGATCCGATTATAGTTTCGGAGCAGTTCAATTTAGCTTACCATTTTAGAGCCTTCGAGAAGATGGTCGATCTGCTTCAAGGGCACACGGAGAAGTGTGTAATTAGTTTTCTAGATTACTACAAGAAAATCTCTTCAGGTCTGAGGAGATTAGGTTTAAGAAGACCGGAAAGAGATGAAATCAGAGATGTTGTTCGGTTTTTTGCCGGGAAAGCAAAGGACGCGGGGATTCGTATCGAGACGTGTTCTGAAGAGGAAGACCTCGACGAATTCGGAATAACCCATGGCAGTTGTATTGACGGCAATCTTATAAACAGGCTTACGGGCAGAAACAAACAGTACTCAAAAGACAGATATCAAAGATCTGCATGTAGATGCGTTGAAAGCGTTGACATCGGTTCATATAATACCTGTCTTCATCGCTGCAGTTACTGCTACGCGAACTTCAGCCAGAAGATGATCTATAGAAATTACGGGAGGTACGATTCAAAGTCTCCAATTCTCTGCAGTCGTCTAGACGCAGGAGACACCATAACAGAAAGAAAAGAGTAG
- a CDS encoding aldo/keto reductase, with protein MIYRTLGKNMGEIPAIGLGTWEIGGRDFPDLSRDKEHIDTISRAIEMGYTHIDTAEYYGGGHTEEIIGEAISVFSREELFITSKVWPIHLRKEELHRALEGTLRRLRTDYLDLYLIHWPNPDVPLEETLNAMSEEVVNGRVKFIGVSNFDTPLLKKAVAVSKQPIVNNQVLFNIDDRQPMEELLPYCQSHEITLTAYSPLKRNSLKPSTEKLLKDFAVKYSATVQQIMLAWLLGKEGVVVIPKASKLDHLRLNLEAGSIVLDDDDTRRLDSLE; from the coding sequence ATGATTTACAGAACTTTGGGAAAGAATATGGGAGAAATTCCAGCCATAGGGCTTGGTACGTGGGAAATAGGTGGAAGAGATTTTCCCGATCTATCTAGAGACAAAGAGCACATCGATACAATATCCAGAGCAATTGAGATGGGTTATACGCACATAGACACGGCGGAATACTATGGTGGAGGCCATACCGAAGAAATAATAGGAGAGGCTATTTCGGTCTTCAGCAGAGAAGAGCTGTTCATTACTTCTAAGGTTTGGCCCATCCATCTGCGGAAGGAAGAACTTCACAGAGCTCTAGAAGGAACTCTGAGAAGACTCAGGACGGACTATCTTGATCTCTACCTTATACATTGGCCAAATCCCGATGTTCCTCTCGAAGAGACCCTGAACGCTATGAGTGAAGAAGTAGTGAATGGAAGAGTCAAGTTTATTGGCGTTTCTAACTTTGACACACCTTTATTGAAGAAGGCAGTTGCCGTTTCGAAACAACCAATAGTAAACAATCAAGTTCTCTTCAATATTGACGATAGACAGCCAATGGAAGAGCTTCTTCCTTACTGTCAGAGTCATGAAATAACTCTGACTGCCTATTCGCCGCTTAAAAGAAACTCTTTGAAACCCTCGACCGAGAAGCTGCTAAAGGATTTCGCCGTGAAGTACTCCGCAACTGTACAGCAAATAATGCTTGCTTGGTTGTTGGGCAAAGAAGGAGTTGTGGTAATTCCGAAGGCATCGAAGCTAGATCACCTGCGCCTAAATCTCGAAGCGGGGAGTATAGTCCTGGATGACGATGATACGAGGAGACTAGATTCTCTGGAATAA
- a CDS encoding peroxiredoxin translates to MEKRIPLIGEDFPEMKVKTTHGVLSLPEEYKGKWFVLFSHPGDFTPVCTTEFVGFQKRYQKFRELNCELIGLSVDQVFSHIKWAEWIEETLGVKIEFPIIADEMGEVGMTLGLIHPAKGTNTVRAVFIVDPKGKIRAILYYPQELGRNMDEILRMVKGFQVADKNGVAIPADWPNNEIIGDHVIIPPAADVKTAAERKGKEGCYDWWFCHKSL, encoded by the coding sequence ATGGAGAAAAGAATTCCTTTGATCGGTGAAGATTTCCCTGAAATGAAAGTGAAGACAACTCATGGTGTACTCAGCCTTCCAGAAGAATATAAGGGCAAGTGGTTTGTTTTGTTCAGCCATCCGGGCGATTTTACACCGGTTTGTACAACTGAGTTTGTGGGATTTCAGAAGAGATACCAGAAGTTCAGAGAGCTCAACTGTGAACTCATAGGTCTCAGCGTCGATCAAGTCTTCTCTCACATAAAGTGGGCCGAATGGATAGAAGAAACTCTGGGAGTGAAGATTGAGTTCCCAATAATCGCCGATGAAATGGGTGAAGTTGGTATGACTCTCGGTTTGATCCATCCTGCGAAGGGTACAAACACGGTCAGGGCCGTATTCATTGTTGATCCGAAGGGAAAAATAAGGGCAATACTCTATTATCCGCAGGAGCTTGGAAGAAACATGGACGAAATACTTAGAATGGTCAAGGGCTTCCAGGTTGCCGACAAGAACGGAGTCGCGATTCCTGCCGATTGGCCAAACAACGAAATCATCGGCGATCACGTAATTATTCCCCCTGCAGCAGACGTCAAGACTGCAGCAGAGAGAAAGGGCAAGGAAGGTTGCTACGACTGGTGGTTCTGCCACAAGAGCCTTTGA
- a CDS encoding ABC transporter permease: MKLAFSIAMRFLSSSKVQTLLIVLGIAIGVSVQVFIGSLIQGLQKDLVDTTIGSSSQVTITSSEEDNRVADWESIISEIDSLDLPTELTALSASADLPVFIDSGNRTLSVLLRGLQFPESNAIYKIDTRLVDGKIPENYREILIGKGLKEDLEVKIGEKITIFTPDRTVETLEVVGIFDLGVASLNRNWLISTIDTAQSVGDLGDAVTSIEMQVSEVFRADENASLISEALRNPSLQVTDWKSQNEDLLSGLNGQSISSIMIQVFVIIAVSLGIASVLAVTVVQKSRQIGILKAMGLRDSTTSFVFLFQGLALGVVGAVVGIAFGLLLIIMFSTFAVGPDGEPILSISLNYGFVMLSAIIAISASTIAAMVPARRSSKLSPVEVIRNG, encoded by the coding sequence ATGAAACTGGCATTTTCAATCGCAATGCGTTTCCTATCATCCAGCAAGGTACAGACTCTTCTCATAGTTCTAGGGATTGCAATAGGGGTATCCGTCCAGGTATTTATCGGCTCGCTCATTCAGGGACTGCAAAAGGACCTGGTCGACACCACAATCGGAAGTTCTTCACAAGTTACCATTACTTCATCGGAAGAAGACAATAGAGTAGCAGACTGGGAGAGTATAATTTCGGAGATCGATTCTCTAGATCTTCCAACGGAACTAACGGCTCTTTCGGCGAGCGCGGATCTTCCAGTATTTATCGACAGCGGCAACAGAACCTTATCGGTTCTTCTTCGGGGTCTTCAGTTTCCCGAATCAAATGCAATATATAAGATCGATACACGTCTAGTAGATGGTAAAATCCCGGAGAATTATAGAGAGATCTTGATCGGCAAGGGTTTAAAAGAGGATCTGGAAGTGAAAATCGGTGAAAAAATAACGATATTCACTCCAGACAGAACAGTCGAAACCCTCGAAGTCGTCGGCATTTTTGATCTGGGAGTTGCAAGTCTCAATAGGAACTGGCTGATCTCAACGATCGATACTGCTCAATCCGTGGGGGATCTGGGCGATGCGGTCACTTCGATCGAAATGCAGGTGAGCGAGGTTTTCAGAGCCGATGAAAACGCTTCACTAATTTCGGAAGCTCTTCGGAATCCTAGTCTACAAGTTACAGATTGGAAGTCCCAGAATGAGGACCTCCTTTCCGGGCTGAACGGACAGAGTATTTCAAGTATAATGATTCAAGTCTTCGTAATTATTGCCGTTTCGCTTGGAATAGCAAGTGTCCTGGCAGTAACTGTAGTCCAGAAATCGAGACAGATAGGAATACTAAAAGCAATGGGTTTGAGAGATTCTACAACAAGCTTCGTCTTCCTATTTCAGGGGCTCGCACTGGGAGTTGTGGGTGCTGTTGTTGGAATAGCCTTTGGCTTATTGCTTATAATAATGTTTTCTACCTTTGCCGTTGGACCAGACGGAGAACCAATATTAAGCATCTCTCTTAACTACGGATTTGTAATGCTTTCTGCGATCATAGCCATAAGTGCTTCGACCATTGCAGCCATGGTTCCTGCAAGAAGATCCTCCAAACTCAGTCCGGTTGAGGTGATAAGAAATGGCTGA
- a CDS encoding DUF2179 domain-containing protein produces the protein MEEFLSGDLFKWVIMPLIIFFARIVDVSLGTTRIIMVSRGKKEIASLIGFFEVIVWLLVASKVIQSVDNVLYILAYAGGFAAGSYIGILIDERLAMGTVSIRLITSVEPTELINKLCQAGFGVTKIDAQGSRGKAYIIYSIINRKEVSEFERIAQECVPKAFMSVEDIRKVREGIFLPRDTLRLRKESPLRKSK, from the coding sequence ATGGAAGAATTTCTCAGTGGAGATCTCTTTAAATGGGTGATAATGCCCCTCATAATCTTCTTCGCAAGAATCGTTGATGTCTCTCTAGGGACAACGAGAATCATAATGGTTTCTAGAGGGAAGAAGGAAATTGCCAGCCTGATCGGTTTCTTTGAAGTTATTGTATGGTTGCTCGTTGCCAGCAAGGTTATCCAGAGTGTTGACAACGTACTTTACATTCTTGCTTATGCAGGCGGTTTCGCTGCCGGTAGCTACATAGGGATCTTGATAGATGAGAGACTGGCAATGGGTACTGTCTCTATAAGGTTAATCACATCAGTTGAACCGACTGAACTGATTAATAAACTCTGCCAGGCGGGATTTGGGGTGACAAAGATAGATGCGCAAGGCTCTCGCGGAAAGGCTTACATAATCTACAGTATAATAAACAGGAAGGAAGTCTCAGAGTTTGAAAGAATAGCTCAAGAATGCGTGCCAAAGGCGTTTATGTCTGTTGAAGATATTCGCAAAGTGAGAGAAGGCATCTTCTTGCCCAGGGATACGCTACGCCTCCGAAAAGAGTCTCCCCTCAGAAAGTCGAAGTGA
- a CDS encoding carbohydrate ABC transporter permease translates to MQRAASSMLKKENSLGWKLVSPTVILLMILILYPVGYNIYISFFDYGITSSTFVGLENYVRVFKDSAFWKSFFITVGFTLMTVVGSIILGLVVALMLNKEFKGRAIVRTIVLLPYITPLISIVFSWKYIFDPSYGPFMQLFGQTLGWVSPQLDLLNNSNNAFLVASVFNIWRNFPFVYLMLLSRLQSIPDDYYEAAEIDGATSWKQFTNITLPELYFVMGAVALMRGIWNFYKFDEVYLISKRAGTLPIFIYERVIGTTSPEYGVAAAIATILMVIMLFLITVYVKKVLKW, encoded by the coding sequence ATGCAGAGAGCAGCCTCTTCCATGTTGAAGAAAGAAAACAGTCTGGGTTGGAAACTGGTTTCACCAACTGTAATACTGTTGATGATACTTATACTCTATCCAGTCGGCTACAATATCTATATCTCGTTCTTCGATTATGGAATAACCAGCTCCACATTTGTAGGACTGGAAAATTATGTTCGCGTCTTCAAAGACAGCGCCTTCTGGAAGTCATTCTTCATTACTGTAGGTTTTACCCTTATGACTGTTGTTGGAAGCATTATCCTGGGACTCGTTGTAGCATTAATGCTCAACAAGGAGTTCAAGGGGAGAGCTATTGTTAGGACGATTGTGCTGCTGCCGTATATAACGCCGCTCATTTCAATTGTCTTCTCCTGGAAGTATATCTTCGATCCCAGCTATGGGCCATTTATGCAGCTGTTCGGTCAAACTCTTGGGTGGGTCTCCCCTCAACTCGATCTTCTGAACAATTCGAATAACGCGTTCTTGGTGGCCTCTGTCTTCAATATTTGGCGAAACTTTCCTTTTGTCTATTTGATGCTCCTATCAAGGCTTCAGTCGATACCTGACGATTACTATGAAGCTGCTGAAATTGATGGGGCAACGTCTTGGAAGCAGTTCACTAATATAACACTTCCAGAGCTCTACTTTGTGATGGGAGCGGTAGCACTAATGAGAGGGATCTGGAATTTCTACAAATTCGATGAAGTCTATCTGATAAGCAAGAGGGCGGGAACACTACCAATCTTCATCTATGAAAGGGTAATAGGCACTACTTCGCCGGAGTACGGAGTAGCCGCTGCGATAGCAACGATTCTGATGGTAATAATGCTTTTCTTGATAACCGTGTACGTCAAGAAGGTGTTGAAATGGTAA